AAGAGACTAATTATTACCATGTTCATTgtaccattattcacaataactagaatGTGGAAGAACCAGCGTGCCCATCAACAGTGAATAGACAAGccaaatatggtatatacatacagcGGAAGAGTGTTCATGttcaaaaatgaaggaaatactATTATATGATATAAAATGTATGAACCTTAAGAACATCATTCTAAGGGAAATAAATCAGCTACAAAAAGACagatactgtatgattccacctAGGTGAAATACTAAAAGTAGTTAAAAATCACAGAGGCAGAGTTTAATGTTGGTTGCCAAGGGTTAGGGGAGAGGCGAATGGGGATTTATTAATGGGGACAGAAttctagttttataaaatataaagaattgtgGAGCTGagtgatgatgatggttatgcaacataaaaattatttaacaccTTAAATTGTACGCTTCAAAATGGTTGAGAtagcaaattatattttgtatatttcacCAAACAAtggtattggccaaattatactgttatactCACTGTGTGTATATTCAAATATGTAATGATGAAttctaccattatgtacaactatagtctaccaataaaaacatggaaaaaataaaatagataattaaatcataaaaaagataaaagaaaaaaaataggtcatcACATTGGTGAAAGCACAACTGACAGAGATAGGTCACCTGTGTTCTCTTCAGGTTCTAGAAACCACGTGATTCCTACAGACTCATATCTCTCTGGACTGCACTCAAAGCCTCTGTAAAATGAAAGTGTCAGACATCTAAAAAATAAGAAGTCTATTAAGGAAAGAATATTGTTAGCTATAATTTTTGCTATTCTCCCACGACAGCCCTTTGACTACTGAAATGATTAGACTATGTTTTGGTATTTATTTGTTCCATATGTTTTTGTCCTGTGTTCCTTCTTTCCTGACTtccttttaggaaaatatttttttagtattcCTTTTGAAATCTTCTATTGAAggtttaaatatttctctttaatttttttttattttagtattttcaagAATACATTGTTACTAATTACTATGTTGTTCATTTTCCCACAAATCCCCTCATACCTGGAACCATTATTCTACTCTGCTTCAGAGTAATAATAATGagttattattacattattatgaataataaataacaatgaaTTCAGCTCTTTTGAATTCACATGTGATTTTTGCTTTAATAGTTGGTTATCTTCAAGCAAAACTAAGGGAAAAGAGATAGTTGCTTATACCTGTCCATATAGTAACCATTTCTAGTACTCTTCGGTTCTTTCTATAGATCAAAGCTTTTATTTTGTGTCATTTCTCTTTTGtcagataatttttctttaacattttttgtaGTACAAATCTGTTAGCTACAAATTCCCTTgcattgttgtgtgtgtgtatataaacacCTTAATTGAATCCttaattttgaaagttatttttatagGATATAGAATTACAGATTAACATGTTTcatgttttctgtgttttgttctgttttttattatttttattttttccattggtaccagggattgaacccaggggtgcttaactgccaagccacatccccagccctctttatcttttattttgagacagggtctcatgaaattgcttaaagccttgcttagttgctaaggctggccttgaatttgtgattctcctgcctgggcctccttagttgctgggattacaggcacatgccacgtCACCCAGTCtcttttatcattttcaaattatCATTCCACTGTGCTCCACACTAGAactttttttcataagaaaaaaatcacaattctcTGTTTTCCTACTTGTAATGTATTTGTTTTCTGCGGATGTTTCTAAGATgtctaattaatttaattttcagaaatttgacTATACTGTGTCTAGTTGTGTATTTCTTGTATGTATCCTATCTAGAGTCTGATAATTTTGATAACTTgacttttttatttgaaatgaaatgaatataCACAACTACTTTACATGAGCCCTTTGGATCCTGCCCTCAAAAAATTCTTAGTGCAAGAGTTACATGTGTTTAATATTATCTATAACAATAAGGCAAAATTAAGTGTTAAATCGTGGTTCAAGAAATACTTCAGAATGTTAGAAAAAGAGCTGATTTTATAAGGCTAAAGAAAATATGACAGAAGGAAGTAAATCACATGCCAGTATCCCCTTTCAATTGGGTCTCTTATTTACAGCCATGATTCTAGACCAACCAAGCACTCTGTCCAGAAAAGTGGCCACTTTCCTTAATTGGGGAAAAAGCTGTACACAAACTCCCAACTTGAACTTTGCAGAAATCATTGCTTATGTTTGCAAGGCCCCAAGAGGCACTAGCATCTTCTTCTCATCTACCTGTCCAATTCCTTACTACATTTTATACCTGTATTCCCAAAGCCTCCATGACGTCAGATGGctcaaaaaaattgaagaagaggTTAGTGTGAGGTcacctaaatattttctttgcttttgacaattttaaaaaatattgctttctaAAATCCTGTGTATTTCAAGGGAGGGAATCTGCCTGTGATTGTTAATCCTGGATCTGGAAAGGAAGCCTACTGTTACCATGTGTGCTAACCATTTTAGCACTAAAGACTTAACTTTCACAATGACCCAGTTCTCCATCAGCCCATATCCTGGATTCCAAAGAAGACCTCAGAGATCACTTATTTTGATAACTTATTCATTGTCCAAATCTAGCCCATACCTTAAACACAACTATTATACCTCTAGTCTCTTCCTGATCCTTAATTCAATTAAGAATTAACACTAGCCTGGCACAATGGgccacgcctgtaatcacagcggctcaggaggctgagatacgaggatcaagagttcaaagccagcgtcagcaaaagcaaggctctaagtaactcagtgagaccctgtctctaaataaaatatgaaatagggctggggatgtggctcagtgatcaagtgtccctaagttcaatccccagtacctgcccccaccaaaaaaaaaatcaaaactgattCTTCAGGGAATCCATCTTGAGATTTCAACACCACTAGCACTTGTTTGCCCCTGTATTGACACATATTCATATAGTAGGACAGCAAGACTTTTTGACCCCCCAATAGACTGCCCTCTGTAGGGATCACACCTGAGCCAAATAAGTCCATAGTGGGAAGGTTCTGGAGAGAAAGACcattcaaaatcttttttctttctaagtaGGCAAGCCTCTTTAAGATTTCCTTAGAAATTAGTTTTTCCATTGAGGTCCTCCTTACCccaggtaccaggaattgaacccagggcttagcATATgctaagctacaaccctagcctaGATTTATATCCTCATGCACTTGACAAGGGTGAAGGAAGGATACAGGACAGCAATGGGACAGCAACTGAGggacacatacaaacaaatagaaaattctaaataGCAATAAGAGGCTACAATTAATTAGGCATCAAAGACATTGCCATAAACAAAATGTGTGAGCAGCATTTGGATCAGAATTCATGTAAACAGTATATAAAAAAGGATTAGAGGAATGAGCAGGTATATTCTATATAGCTACATGAAAGTCAGAATATGGAGCCAACTCATTAAGTGCTGAGGCCTTTCATGTTAGTGGTTTTAATAGAAACTGAAATAAGGAAATAACATGATCACAACAGAGATTTTATAAAGTTTCAAATGATACCATTGCACAGGACTGATCTGAAAAAGAGGAGGCAAAGGGTTTGAGACATTTGTACTCCAATGGCAATAAAAAGAGTCTTGATTCAAGAAGGTGGCAATAAGAATGAAGAAGCTGCAACAGATATGAGACAGCTTTGGAAAAACATCATCATCTAGCATCCTGATTCAGTGgttgaaaaagaaggaagaattaaGGAGGATTTCAGTGTGGAGTGGTGGTATGACACAATCACTAACAAAAATGAAGAAGTTAAGAGAGGAAGTTGGCTCCAGTTTGGAAGAAATGGTAACATAGTCTGAGAGTTATAACAAATTGACTGACATCACATTACCTAGTTGGAAAACAgtagcagatttttttaaatgaagaactgAAATTCACATTAGATATTAGAACCATAAACTAGACTTGTGATCATTAAAAGAGACACTAGCCAGAAAAATATATGCTTTGATTTGGgttaaaaaagaagaggaaaattgttGGCAAGGTTGAAGACTAAAGTTCTAAGAGGAACAAGTGGGCAAATGTAGTAAGAATGGTTGGAATAGCACGCATAtgtagaaacacacacacacacacacacacacacacattgtttgTTTGCCTTCCCAGAACCTCCCTTCTGAGAACAACTACTTCCATCTAAAGGTAACTGCTCCTCTTCAGGTTCCAACCATTATGTTTCCATGACCCTGCCCCTTACCATatttgatagttttattttaagcCTATCATTGATGTTTTCCTAACTTGAGCCAAGAAAAATTTGCAAGTGGTTAAATCCAGCAGTTTCTGTGGCTATGCTATAGTCTCTATCACAACAAAAACATGACACAGCAAAATCTAGCTTCATTTTGTTCCTAATGTTCTAGAGGCCTGGCTATATCCTCGCCCACTTTGGTttactgttttgttgttgttattgtttgagttttcacagtgctgaggatggaaccttgGGCCCCATGTAGGCAAATAATGTCTTCCCCCAGCCACATCCCCTCCTACATCACAATTAAGTCTTTGAGCAGACAGGAGAGAAGGCATAAATACTTAATTTAGTTATGGACAAGGAAAGCAAGATTATCTTTAGAATGGCCTGGCTTAGACTAAATGGCAAATATAAATAATGGAGGATTAATTTCAGTAACATAAAAAATATGAACAGTCACAGAAGAGTCAGAGATTGGATTGTTATTCGCTGAGTTATTGTTGCTGGTTATTGTTGCTTCACTGAGGTCTAATATTTCCAAAGTTGCAGATATAGTTCAAGTCCTCAGGCCttaatcctgtcatttgtgacatcatgaatgaacctggaagacattatgttaagtgggaagagccaggcccagaaagacaaataccatatgaTTTCACTCACACATCTAAATAGGTTCTCACAGAAGTAAAGTAAGACAGAGTTTACCCATGACTAGGGAGGGTCAGGGTAGAGGAGGGAATGAAGAGATGTTGGCCAGGAGATATTCAACAAAACAACATATTAATACTCTATAAATATGAGAATTTACTggatataagtttaaaaaaatttaaaattatttcaaatcttATCATGGAAGTTGCCACTTACAATTAACAGTTTCTTGCAGCTTATTAAGCcttacaatttttttcaaaatcttagGGCCATATTTTTGCCAGGGCACTTCAGctcttcatttcttaattttagtaaattatatttgtatatgtatttaactattttataaagtttaaaattataatgacttaattttatagtattctttcattataatatgtcaCATAATCTAAAAAGCATCACTTGTAAGATACCCCATTATGTTATATATCACTAAGGGAAAAATATCTGCCAATGGAAATGTCAGCCATCTGTATCTGTGAGTTTCACATTTGTGAATTCAACTGccaatcaaaaatatatttttgaattgtgTCTGTACTAATCTAAGGACGATTTAAAGAATACAAGAGGACTtcatagattatatgcaaattctgtgtcattttatataagtatCTGGGCATCCAGATTTGGAATATGTGTAGATGGGAGAAGGATTACTGGAGCTAATCCCCCATCAATACTTAGGGACAACATTGTACAATGCTTTCTTATCATTGATTATGATATATCCTGAATTCAGAGattttattaagtgaaaattAATGTGTACTTCAGAGTCAATGAAATATAGcctattttaaatatctgtatgTCTATATTCTTTTTGTTCATTCTAATGTTTGCTTAGTACTTGTGTGGaatataatagtataatatatTGCACTCATCATACTGGCACAgatcccaacttccttaacaagacccctaaaactcaagaaattaaaccaagaatcattaagtgtgatggcatcaaattaaaaagcttctgcacaacaaaggaaatgattaagagcatgaagagagagcctgcagaatgggagaaaatctttgccagctactcttttGACAAGGGATTAATAccccaaaatacataaagaattcaaaaagctaaacataataaaaaacaaataacgtaataaatgggcaaaagaacaaaacagacacttctacaaagaataaaccaaaatggcctacaaatatatgaaaaaaaaaatgttcaatatctctaataatcaaggaaatgcaaataaaaactacatgaagatttcatttcactccagtcagaatgcaaattatcatgaatacaaataagaataaaagcagcataaaactcaactcaaagtggatcaaggacttaggcactagaacagagaccctgagcctaactGAAGataaagtaggctcaaatctctaccatgtcagcttaggaaactaaattcctcaacaagacttctaaaacacaagaagtaaaatcaagaatcaaaaaaatgggatggcatcaaactaaaaagcttcctcaCAGTACAGAAAGCATTATGAAgatagagcctacagaatgaaataaattctTTACCACATGTAACTCAGgtaaagcactaatctccaggataaataaaagaactaaaaaaaaataacttaaaaaaaaacaaaacccaatccataaatgggctaaagaattgaacagacatttcacagattaagaaatcaataaatatatgaaaaatgtttaacactTCTAGCAATTAGaacaatgcaaatcaaaactacactgagattgcatctcactccagtcagaatggcaattatcaaaaatacaagtaactaTAAATGTTgctaggatgtgggggaaaagcttcactcatacattgctgttgggactgcaaattggtacaaccactgtggaaaacagtatgaagaggcctcggaaaacttggaatgaaaccaccatttgacccagctatcccactcctcagtatatacccaaaggacttaaaatcagcatattgcaGTGATagcaccacatcaatgtttatagcagttcaatttacaatagctaaactatgaaaccaacctagatacccttcaacagatgaatggataaagaaaatgtgagatacacacacacacacacacacacaatggaatgtaACTCAGCCATAAacgagaatgaaattatggatggagccagagaatatcatgctaagtgaaataagccaattccaaagaaacaaaggtcaaatgttttctctgatacgcaGATGCTAATCACAATAAGTAGGAAGTGCTAGGGAAGAAGTACTTTGGGTTAGACAGCGGGGGAGTGAAGGGagccctatgtgcatatatgattacatgacctgtgtaactctatacCATCtataaccagaaaaatgagatgttataccccatttatgtatgatgtgtcaaaatgcatcctactgtcatgtataactaattagaacaagtttttTGAATTGTTCTCAATTGTTCGTCAATATTTTTTAGCCATTTTTTGTAATGAACAAATATAGCTTTTATAGTAGAGGAAAACTTCAAGTTTAATATGGAATAATGATTTCTTGATAATGAGACTTGAGCATTGTTCATCTCTCCCCACTCTCTGTATCCAGCAGAGATCTGTGCTCAGAAACACTGAACAGTCACCACATGTCCTAGAAGGGCACTGCACAGAGCTGACAATGAACAGGGTGAAAGGACTACACAAGGTCCTGCTCATTAATATTAGTGATTTCCactatgtttattttcttaacattttaattttgatataattttagaCTTTCAGAAATGTTATAAGGCACAtacaaataatttctaaatatactTTACTCAGATTCCCTATTTGCTaacattttactatattttcttcaCACTGTATTTAAAAGAGAATTCAGACTCAAAGGAAAGGTGACATATTTGCTTTTCTAAATTCTTCTAGAAACGTCCCCCTGTATGACCACTTCCCTGGCAGAAATCTTCTTCTTGCCTAACTAGAAGCTACCTTCCTCGCTTTGCCCCGCCTGCTCTCTTTACCACAATACTGAACAGGAAGAAGGGTTTGCTCAGGGATACTGCCAGGAAGAGAGACAGTGAAGGAGGAAGGCTTTGCCTGAGCAGAAGGAACGTATTCTTAAAAGACAGGGTTCCTTCCCACTGCAGCAAGAATTACGCCACCAGGAAACCCTTACCTGGAAGCCAGCCCAGCCTCCCAAAGAGAGAGCAGGTAAGTCTTTCTGTCCCCTCTGTGTAGACTATTGACTCCTCCCCTATGCCAGATCCTCAGAGAATCCTGTTCTGTCATCTATCCCTGACATATTGAAGACTGAGGTTTCTACAACTGAAGTCAGTATGGCCAAGGCTACAAAGTAAGGTCCTTGGAAGCAAGGATGATTTCAAGACCAAGAATtcttgaaatacagaagattaaCTCAGACAGAGTTTAGGAGGCACAAATAGGGTCAAGGCGAAGACCCAAAGCTAACAGATGAGTGAAGGAAAGGAGAATGCCAAGGTCAATTGTCCCCAACAGCACAATGTACAATGCATGTTCTGGGTATTCCTGGGTTTCCTTCTTCTGTCAATGGCATGCGTACCTTCCACACCTCCCTGGGCTGAGCTCAGTCCTCAAGAGAAGCAGCCATATCCCCAGATTCTGATGGTGTTACTCTGATTTCCACAGGCTCCAGAAACCCCTTCATTATGAACTGGCACATGATAATCTATGGGCTTATCGTAGTGGTGCTTAAATCTGTTGGAGTGACCTTATTTCTACTGTATTGTAAGTATTGAAGCAAACTCTTACCCCCAGCCTTCttattgttttgctcttttaCTCTTATTTTAGAATGCAGGGTTGAGTGTAAAGTTAAATGTCCACCTGAGGGCAACTAACCAGCATGAAGAAAACTGACAATCCCTATCTTACCCTCCAGCATACACAGTGGGCCAGGTTCCTGGGTCTACCTTGGAGATAAAGAACTGACCTACACAAAGTTTTTGTTACTAAAGTATTAGCTGGGCAATCTGAGCTGAAGTACTTAGCAGGCCTTGTTACTGTtgctaaaatttgaaaatacagttTCAATGCAATGGTAAGGCTGTGTTTACTGAGGGAAAATTTCTCTATGTGTACACATAAATTCATTCATCCAAATGAATTAATTAGGAAAAGATACCTCATATCAAAAGTTTTACTGCAATTAAACAAGTAGAATCTTCTCCAGTCCCTGAGCCAGAGGAGACAATGAATGAGGAAGGAAATGTGAGTAGGTCCCTGAGTTGGGTAAGAGGTATTTTCCTCGTGACCCAATCTGAAGGTGTAATTCCTACCACTTAAGAGAGAAGAACAGAAATATGAGTAGGTAAAGACATTTCAAAAACATGCACATGTCCACTGACCTGAGTCAGAGAGTTCAATATTCCCCATTAATGATCATGGTGCTCTAGCATGCCCTTGGGCTTGCTTGTTGTATTCATTGTGTATCCACATTTGGGCTGAGCCAATAGCTGATTTTCTTTGCAGTCCCGCAGATTCTTAACACAAGTAATGATGGGTTCAACTCTACCAGCAGCTATGGAACAGGTAACGTGCACAATAGTACACTCCTCTCTACCATCCAGCCTCTATGTGCTGAATTCTTAAAGACTTTCCTCAAGGTCTCCTTTCCCAAGAAATGTGGTTGCACAAGTGGTCCACAAAGGCCTTTTAATTAATTATCTtccttttaaagatgaaaaaacaaaaccagatttagggaaaaacaatttttttcttatggtgctaaggattgaacctagggcttcatgcTTGCAAAGCACATGGTTTACTGCTGAGCTATGCCCCAGCCCCTGAGTGAAAATATGATTCTCAGTTTTCTTCCTGAGGATGGAGTCACAGTAATATAATGTCAATGTGCTTCATAGACTCTGAAACAGTGCACAAGAAATGTTTATTAAGAAACTATGTACCACTCAAAATTTTGATATTAAGCTTCTTTTTTGTGGGCCAAATATTATGCTAGACCAAACATAGAAGAATAATTAACACAGGAGATACTAATCAGTCATCATCTATAAATCAAAAGACACAATACCAGAAGTTGCACAGGAATAACAAGGCAAGTAGGACAAAGCTCTTCCCATTAAAGCCATCTCCTCTTGAAGCCTTTCCCAAAGTTGCCCTCTGCTTCCTCTTAAGATACCTGTTTCTAAGACATCTTTAGGAAAAAGatcatttcttatttgtatttgtatCAACTGATGCACCCAATGAAGAAAATACTCAAGAAATATGTATTGGTTTCCTTCAGTTATAATCCCAAAGTAGTTTCTGATGAAACCCAAGCTACTAGATATTACAAAGAGTCTTGTGGAACAGAAAACTGATTAAAAAGTAAtgtctgttttataaatataattttaagtaaacAATTTGGTATCTGAATAAACTAAAGTGGTCTTTATCCATAATGGAAAAGTAGGTCATTGAGAAGAGGTTTGAACAGCCAGCCTACAAATCATTGCAGTTGCTTGCTAAGATTGCCAGTGTTCCTGGGGAGGTGAGGGGATGAGACCTCTTAGAAGCCCATAAATTCCCCTAGTTGTATTTAATACGTATTAATAATGGACCCTTCTCTGCTTATAGGAAATATCTGGAATATTCACCTGCTTCCTTGTTTGCTAATACCTCCAGGATCCTGAAATTTGTTCCTGTTAGTCATAATCCTTAGAGCTGAGAAAGTGCTGAGAGAAGCATCCAAGAGTTGCAGGATTAAGAATTTTTGTAGAGCATTTAATAAGACACCAAGCACCACAAAGATGCAATGTGGAGTCGAAGGTGGAAATGCTCCAAACAACTTTTTTGAGGGATAACACTGTCAAAGGCATACATAAGAGCAAAAAATTTCCCCTGGAATATGAAATTCCTCAATTACTCTTCCATTTCTTGTTCCCCTGCTGCCCCCAGCATTTATACTGAATGCTATACCCCCAAAAGGGAAGGGGGACATGAAATAGGACTTGGGTGCTGAGCATGACAAATAATGGTACTAGTTAGATGGATGGTTCAAAGAGAAAAAGTATCTGAAAATTCTCAGAATGGCCAAGTACCCTTTGTCATCCCCAATGTCCAGACACAAATAGTCACAGGGACCCGACAGCCTGTACTCTGATGATTGCAAGTTATATTCACCACACAGTAACCTTTAgattttcttctccatttcaGTCCCACCATCTTTTGGGAGTACTAAGAACAGCTTAACGCCCACAAGCAGATACGGAACAGGTGAAGCATATGGTTTTAACCTCCTCGCCACCCCTTAGGTTTCCATGTACTAAATTCTTACAGACTTTTCTCATGGCACCCTTTCTTATAGAGCACTTTTGCTTAAAGGAGCCATAAAGTCCTTCTAATTTATCCCCTGAGTGTTCTCCATAAGGAAACAGACCAGACTGGATAAAATTTCTTCCTGGGTTGAGAACATTTTTCTATcaatataattgttattttatgaCTTCCCATTATTTTATGACTCAATTCCAGGGTTCACACTCTAGTCCACTaatctcattcattctctctctctcccaactCACCCCACATCTCTTCAGTCTGCCCCAAAGCCTGGGATTTTCATCAAAGAAGATGTTTTTTCTTGTCCACATCTGAACAGTCTTGGAACAAGAGCAGGGATGACTGTATATCAAAAGGATCCACTTTGGCGATTGTCGACACACCAGAGAAACTGGTGAGAGGGCTGGGGAATGGTACAGTGAAGCAGCCCTCCCACAGCAGCCTCAGTAGGTAGAGATGGTGGCAATGTAGTGGAGCAGGGCTGGGTGATTGGCAAAGAATGGAGAGGTGGCTGGATGAAAGGTTCAAACTCCTTGTTCTGAACCTAGAGTTGGGAGACTTCCTGGTAGCTGTGGGCAAGTTCTTTAGCTCCATCTGAGCAAGAAATTCAGACTCTGTGTTTTTTTCCAATAAGACACAGCAGTAGGCTACTTTCCTAGGGATGGGCCAAGGCACTCAAACTGCCGAGAATGACCAAAGAACTAATgcaaataaagttattttaaaattacttatatcTTATATCTGTGAACACTTCACAGATATAAGATATTAATGTATCATTCCAGTTTACACAGTGAAGAAGGAAGATATGAATCAACCACATTAGTAATATTAAAAGCAAAGAATCATATAATagtgtttgcattttattattgTGATAATCAATATAGATAACATTATGCAAAATTTGTTTATTATCTCCTTTTACTTCAAATAATCCTGAGGATGTACTgttatctatattttataaatgagtaaattagGGTACAGAAAATAACATGCCGAAGATCATACATCTAAATGACAGAACATGAAATTGAATTCAGATCCCTCTGACTACAAAACCCATGCTTTAATCAACTTTAGGCCACACTGTATTTTAGTTTATAGTTACCTTCTCTTCAGATCTAAGCATTTGCTGGATGTTAGGCACTGTGCTATAAGTACTGTTCTTGTCTCCTCTCCCCTTTATCTCTCCATCCTCCTCTGAAAAGTCCTCCTGTGGTTGAGAAAAATTTGAAAGAGGGTCTTCTTGATTTGGGGTGAGAATCATAATGCTGTAGATTCTCTAGGGCCAAAAACCCAGGTGGAAACAAAAAGACACCTTCCAGTAGAAAATTAGGAGCAAGGCAgaggggagaaaagaggaaataaagggagaagggagaagagagaagataATGAGACCGGAAGCTGATGGCTCTTTCCCTCTACTTGCCCAAGTTCCAT
This genomic interval from Marmota flaviventris isolate mMarFla1 chromosome 1, mMarFla1.hap1, whole genome shotgun sequence contains the following:
- the Clec5a gene encoding C-type lectin domain family 5 member A isoform X3: MNWHMIIYGLIVVVLKSVGVTLFLLYFPQILNTSNDGFNSTSSYGTVPPSFGSTKNSLTPTSRYGTVCPKAWDFHQRRCFFLSTSEQSWNKSRDDCISKGSTLAIVDTPEKLEYLQHIANAEKYFIGLTYQSAEKKWRWINNSVFNVLPIRIRTSTVSP
- the Clec5a gene encoding C-type lectin domain family 5 member A isoform X2, giving the protein MNWHMIIYGLIVVVLKSVGVTLFLLYFPPSFGSTKNSLTPTSRYGTVCPKAWDFHQRRCFFLSTSEQSWNKSRDDCISKGSTLAIVDTPEKLEYLQHIANAEKYFIGLTYQSAEKKWRWINNSVFNGNITHQNQNFNCVTIGLTKTFDAALCDVSYRWICEKNPE
- the Clec5a gene encoding C-type lectin domain family 5 member A isoform X1; the protein is MNWHMIIYGLIVVVLKSVGVTLFLLYFPQILNTSNDGFNSTSSYGTVPPSFGSTKNSLTPTSRYGTVCPKAWDFHQRRCFFLSTSEQSWNKSRDDCISKGSTLAIVDTPEKLEYLQHIANAEKYFIGLTYQSAEKKWRWINNSVFNGNITHQNQNFNCVTIGLTKTFDAALCDVSYRWICEKNPE